In Micropterus dolomieu isolate WLL.071019.BEF.003 ecotype Adirondacks unplaced genomic scaffold, ASM2129224v1 scaffold_95, whole genome shotgun sequence, a single genomic region encodes these proteins:
- the LOC123967168 gene encoding histone-lysine N-methyltransferase SETDB1-B-like, with product MEVDPMSALQEPVEWQEVKIKTESDDEEDGYGNMSHYPYESVPSTSETLIKRTKLQNDSDSLTVIKHAVVVLTRLPEYKISALRPPTPQQFYSEDDSLSSSDSDMQWEPGEGSSDSDFSLSNNKQKSGKTKNDTKAHAPQTSGRNNNNVVEPGPVIISAAFAHCSQETTKVRPNLPEEEVNMGMMVLARKRSMRWQRGKIVDIVTREDGRLKYKVSFEEKGRSLVSGHHIAFDSTPKLEQLYVGARVVVKCQDTSSRFWPAILAELPSRKNRLRFLVFLDDHIPTYVGLPALHLVCRPLENVLDEIPDSPHKTFMNQYLKDWPFPHLTQYRVGQTLNAELNGVQQRCEVQVVDSSLIQVVFQDNQQKEWIHRGSIRLEHMARFLEKKEAEQHDDDSD from the exons ATGGAGGTTGATCCGATGTCGGCGCTCCAGGAGCCTGTGGAGTGGCAAGAAgtcaaaataaagacagaatctgatgatgaagaagatggttatg gaaATATGTCTCATTACCCGTATGAGTCTGTTCCCTCCACAAGTGAAACTCTCATCAAGAGAACAAAATTGCAGAATGATTCTGACTCCCTCactgtaataaaacatgcaGTGGTGGTCTTGACCAGACTGCCTGAATATAAGATCAGTGCTCTGCGACCACCAACGCCTCAGCAGTTCTACAGTGAAGATGACTCCCTCAGCAGCTCTGATTCTGATATGCAGTGGGAACCGGGGGAGGGTTCTAGTGATTCTGACTTCTCACTCTcaaacaataaacagaaaagtGGAAAAACCAAGAATGACACAAAGGCACATGCACCACAAACCAGTGgtagaaacaacaacaatg TGGTAGAACCAGgccctgtaataatatcagcaGCTTTTGCACATTGCTCTCAAGAAACCACAAAGGTCCGTCCTAACTTGCCAGAAGAAGAGGTCAACATGGGCATGATGGTCCTGGCCAGGAAGAGGTCCATGAGATGGCAACGGGGGAAAATAGTAGATATTGTAACAAGGg AAGATGGACGGTTGAAGTACAAAGTCAGTTTTGAAGAAAAGGGGAGGAGTCTAGTATCTGGCCACCACATCGCCTTTGACAGCACACCGAAGCTGGAGCAGCTGTATGTCGGGGCTCGTGTGGTGGTCAAGTGTCAGGATACCAGTTCCCGGTTTTGGCCTGCTATTTTGGCAGAGCTCCCCAGCCGAAAGAACCGTTTAAG GTTCTTGGTCTTTCTGGATGATCACATACCAACTTATGTTGGTTTACCTGCACTTCACCTGGTGTGCAGACCAC tggaaAACGTTTTGGACGAGATTCCAGACAGCCCTCACAAGACTTTCATGAATCAGTACCTGAAAGACTGGCCGTTCCCACATTTAACCCAGTACAGGGTTGGACAGACCCTTAATGCAGAATTAAATGGAGTCCAGCAGAGGTGTGAGGTGCAGGTGGTTGACAGCAGCTTGATACAGGTTGTTTTTCAG GATAACCAACAGAAGGAGTGGATCCATCGAGGCTCCATACGACTGGAACACATGGCTAGatttttggaaaagaaagaagcGGAACAGCATGATGATGATTCTGATTAA